Genomic DNA from Xiphophorus hellerii strain 12219 chromosome 16, Xiphophorus_hellerii-4.1, whole genome shotgun sequence:
AGCACCAGTAGACCTAATCCATTTGAGAATCTGTTGCATGTCTTGAAAATCAATGTTCACACATACTTTTCACCCAGACTGATAAGCTTTAGTCATTTTGCAAAAAGGAATAGGCAAAACCTTCCGTATCCCAATGTGTGAACCTcatagaaacacagaaactccAAAGGATTTGCAAAAGGGATTATAATAAAAGGCGGatctacaaagtattgatctCCTCCACTTCATACATCATACactactttattttgttttgtcccaTAAAATTGAATACGCTGGGAACTGGTTGTTACACGACATTGTTGTAAAGGTTTAGTGCAAGTCTTCAAGTCTGCAATCTGAAGCTCCAGAGccataatcaatcaatcaatcaagtttatttgtatagcacatttgaGGAACAAggtaattcaaagtgctttacatgataaaaacacaaaaatacaaaaaaaataaaatacaccatGCACCAGTGGTTCTTTGGTCTTTATGCATCGCTCTTAATAACAGTTCAGCAAACTATAATGTTTATACATTCAagtataaaacaaatgtgttttagcGGGGATTCagcttttttgttaaataattgCGCTGAATTTCTAAACAGACTGTTTGTACcagcaatattttttaagatCTATTTTCAGAAACTCTTTTCTTTTCGCCAAGTTTTATGTTAACTCTATTTTAAAACATACTTAAATGTAATCAAAATCATAAGTTGTCTCTTGTTTTTAATGACCTCGCAACTTTTTCTAATTATCCCAACAGCagcttaaaaagtaaaacaagagtTATTcggaaaaaatatatactttttgtGAATAGAAGATAAACAaatcattgttttgtttgtttcagatttgtaGAATGATCAATAATTGACATTAAGTCAAACAAGTAAACACACAGTTCCGTAACTAAAATGACTCTTCCGTGCATCTTACGCATACGTAGTTCTATTGCGTAATAGGACGTCCGCCCCTCTCACTAACTCAGCTTTATACAAGCGCCGTCTTGCAAAGGATAGTAGTGCAGAGCGGAGGACGCACACAGCTTAAGAAACGTCAAAAATGGGGGTGGAAATTAAAGTCGAATACTGGtaattgtctgtttttgctgctttttaaaatatctccTGTGTTATTATTGAACATTTGCATCCTATGTTATCGCTTTCGGTGTCATTTTTTGGCGGAGTTGTGGTGTCGTTTACCAGCTGTTAGCACTGTTAGTCCAAAGCTGCAAGTTTCTGCTGCGCTTCCGTTCGCGTTTCGCTTAAGATCCGTGTTTTGTTTGTTCCCTGCAGCGGTGGATGAGGTTACAGACCTCGCTATGCGGCGCTCGCCCGCTCCATTCAGGGCAAGTTTCGTGATGCGGAGGTGACGGGCTTTGTGGGGAGGAGAGGTAAATCACAAGTCATGCTGACGAGTCAAACTATTTGAAGCATTCATCTCGCAGTTTCCTTGCTCCTTTTCAATGCAAGGTTCTTCAAAGtgcttcctctttttcttctgaaattaCAGCCAGCTACGAAGTTGAAATAAACGGACAGCTGGTTTTTTCCAAGCTTGAGACAGGTGGCTTCCCAAGCGAGGAGGACGTGAGTATCCTGCACACATTCAGTTTACTCTGAATCCAGAACAGCCTGGTTTGtgttatgtatttattttacccCCTATTGTAGGTTTTGGCTGCAGTTCAGGCTGCCTATGATGGGAAACCTGTGCAGAAGATCACCAGAAAGCGCTGATCTGCTGTAACATCAGCAGCATGATGGAGGGCGCCTCCCTGCCcagctccatccatccaggATGAAGCAGTCTGACCACACCCTGTGTCAGCTGGCTCCTCTCTCTTCTCCTATTAGATTCTTCAGGCTGTTAATGATTGCTGTAGCTTAAAATCCTAAAGGTTATAGTATGACGAATGCCTTCCTGGAGTTTCATTCATAGGAGCAGAGACGAGGAGAAGTTGCCACAGATGGGAATAAGGGAGCGCACTTCTTTACCTTTGGCCTTAATAACTGGCATTTTCTCTGCCTTTGGTGTctggatcttttttttcctccttgtttccttttttcgCATGCAGGTTGGAATTTATATCAAACTCAAAAGATCTTGATGggtgaaatgaataaataggAAGAGAAACTACTGATGAATTTGCACAACTCTGTTGAGCAATTTAAATTTTGTCGTTTCCTCAGAGCTAGTCTTTGCTTTTGGGTATAAATTGTGGTTCTGTGGCTTGAATAGCTTTAAGCAAGATTGTCTTTCATTTGTTCCAAAACATCTATTATTCACAAATAATGGAGACATATTCAGCTGCGTACCTGAGAACCGTCATTATTACTGTAATGggatttcttttctcattttccacTTCAAACCGCAGATTCTTATTAAAGCAAATCCTTGTTAAAGACAGTAGTTGTCATCTTTTCtttaatgcaatattttgtCTGCACCCACACCAGTTTTTATTAGCATTCCCACCTCGACATGTTAGTTGCTCGAGCCACTCCTTTGGGTGGCTCCTGTCTTAATCGACTTCTAATGTTCTGGTTGAACAGGCTGTTCCCGTGCAACAGGTTATGTTTTGCATAACATCTGCTGTGCAGGACACACCTTACCTGGCAAATAAACTGATGTTTATgaatacagataaaaaacaaagctgtgCTTCAGCAGAGACTCAGCTTTATCATGAAATAGTTGCAatgaatttccacaacagatTGACTCAATAccagcattattttttttagatctatttttttgttcttaggTAGAAAACTATATTCTTTTTGCaagactttaatgtttttctttatttttaaaccctaaaaatagaaacaaaaactggCAATTTCATATAATAACatttatcaaaattaaaagttgtcttttcttttttcaaaagcCAGTGCAACTTTTTCTAACTATACAAACAGCGGTTTTGCATAAAGGATAAAGCACAagttattcagaaaaaaaaaactttttagtaACATAATgaagaacaatttaaaaaaatcctcgTTTTATTTAGACTGTGTATATTATTTGTCGAAATATGTATAACTGACATTGacgtaaataaataaatacgttGTTCTGTAAATATAACGATTCTTCCGGGTATGATACGCATACGTAAATCCATTACGTAAAATAAGCCCCGCCCCTCTCGCTAGCAACGTCATACAGACGCCCTTAGTAGAAGCTAGTAGCAGCGAGTAGCGGACGCATACAGCCTGAGAAACGTCGAAAATGGGGGTGGAAGTTAAAGTCGAATACTGGTAATTCTCATTTTTGGTGTCTTTTCCCATATCTCCAAATTTATTATTCAACATTTGTATCTTACATTATTCCTTTGAGTCTAATTCAATGCGGAGCTGTGGTGTTTATTGCCGTTAGCATTGCCAGTCTACAGCTACAAGTTTCTGCTCcgcttctgtttgtttttagtttaatctccatgttttctttgttcccTGTAGCGGCGGATGAGGTTACGAACCCCGCTATCGGGAGCTCGCCAGCGTCGCTAAGAGCGAGTTTCCCGATGCGGATGTGTCAGGCTTTGTGGGAAGGACGGGTAAATCAAATCATGCTGACTAATGAAACTATTTGAAGCATTTATCTTGATATTTCCTGGCTGCCTTTTATGCCAAGGCTTCTCTTTAAAGTTCCTTTTTTCTTATGAAATTACAGGCAGCTTCGAAATAGTAATAAACGGGCAGCTCGTCTTTTCCAAGCTTGAGACAGGTGGCTTCCCATATGAGGATGACGTGAGTATCCTGCACACATTCAGTCAACTCTGAATCCAGAGCATCCTGGTTTAtgctatatatttatttttcccctgCCGTAGATTATCAATGCAGTCCAGGCTGCTAATGATGGGAAACCTGTGCAGAAGATCACCAAAAGTCGTCCTCCGTGCGTCATCTTGTAGCTCTCCCTCTGATCTGCTGTAACATCAGCAGCATGATGGAGGGCGCCTCCCTGCCCAGCTACATCCGTCCAGGATGAAGCAGTCTGACCACACGCTGTGTCAGCTGGCTCCTCTCTCTTCTCCTATTAGATTCTTCAGGCTGTTAATGATTGCTGTAGCTTAAAATCATAAAGGTTATGGTATGACGAATGCCTTCCTGGAGTTTCATTCATAGGAACAGAGATAAGGAGAAGTTGCCACAGATGGGATTAAGGGAACGCACGCACTTCTGCCTTTATGGCTGGCATTTTAAATGCCCCAatgtctgaatatttttatttttattttttttgcatgcaggTTGGAATTTATATCAAACTCAAAAGATTTTGATGggtgaaatgaataaataggAAGAGAAACTACTGATGTCTTTGCTCAACTCTGTTGAGcaatttaaattttgtcatttccTCAGAGCCAGTCTTTGCTTTTGGGTATAAATTGTGGTTCTGTGGCTTTAAGTTTTTAAAGTGAGCATGAACCAAGTTCATTTTTCATCTGTtctaaaacacattatttaatttaaacccCTTACATAATGAACAAATATTCAGCTGCTTATCTGAGAACCATCATTTGTTGCTGTAataaaatttctcattttccaCTTAAGTGGAAACTACAgaattttaataaagcaaaacttTGTTATATACAGTAGTTGTCATCTCTTCTTCTCTACACCCACACCAGTTTTTCTCAGCACTCCCACCTCGACATGTTAGTTGCTCGTGACGCTCCTTTGGGTGACTTCCTGTCTTAATCCCTCGACTTCCAATGTTCTGGTAGAGCAGTTCGTTCCTGTGcaacaggttttgttttgtgtaaacaGACCACTTGACGACGGCTACTgatgatcttttattttgaaacttccGTGTCGGACACACCTTTAAATGTTATGATTGAATCTGTTTGTGGTTTTACCTGTTAAACATCTACAATGCTACCATCTTGAAGTGTGTtcattctgaaaagaaaatcttctgAAACCAGAGCAAAATGTTGGTGTGCATATTTATATTGATCATCTAATAAAAGTTGTTAGTAAAATTACTTTCATTAGTAAATTTTACTAATTTATACACTGCTGTGTGTTTACAGTAAGGGGCGCCAAAATCAAAGAGGAGTTGGTGCGTCACTGCCACCTTCCCTCTGGTTACAAgtggagagaaaacatttatattttatgggAAGGGCATTTAAAATGCTGAGGAATGAAACTATTTGAAGCATCGATCTTGATATTCCCTTGAGTTTTCTACTCTTTCAAGCCAagatcatttaaatgttttttcttttacatctgAAATCACAGGTGGAAGAACTGAAGCTAAAAAGTTTACTATAGTTTGTAATCATTGTAGTTTTACACAGTGAATGTTTCTAATCTCTTTACAAACTTCAATAAACTGAGCTTTAATGTGATAGATTTCATATTCTGTCACACTGGAAGGTCtaattagaaatgtatttaatttaattcctaattaattaaattaagttttggttttccaattttgaaattgatggtttttatttgtttatttaaaatataaaagtgta
This window encodes:
- the LOC116735089 gene encoding migration and invasion enhancer 1-like, giving the protein MGVEVKVEYCGGUGYEPRYRELASVAKSEFPDADVSGFVGRTGSFEIVINGQLVFSKLETGGFPYEDDIINAVQAANDGKPVQKITKSRPPCVIL